The following are from one region of the Oncorhynchus nerka isolate Pitt River linkage group LG8, Oner_Uvic_2.0, whole genome shotgun sequence genome:
- the LOC135572702 gene encoding uncharacterized protein LOC135572702, which produces MCRDEKETPPKVGYVYTTTGEEETPPKETPPKAGYVYTTTGEEETSPKVGYVYTTTGEEETPPKVGYVYTTTGEEETPPKVGYVYTTTGEEETPPKETPPKVGYVYTTTGEEETPPKVGYVYTTTGEEETPPKVGYVYTTTGEEETPPKVGYVYTTTGEEETPPKVGYVYTTTGEEETPPKVGYVYTTTGEEETPPKVGYVYTTTGEEETPPKVGYVYTTTGEEETPPKVGYVYTTTGEEETPPKVGYVYTTKGEEETPPKVGYVNTTMGEEETTAKVGYVYTTTGETMSLSNAAVLTLWAE; this is translated from the exons ATGTGTAGGGATGAGAAGGAGACTCCGCCCAAGGTGGGGTATGTGTACACTACCACGGGTGAGGAGGAGACTCCGCCCAAG GAGACTCCGCCCAAGGCGGGGTATGTATACACTACCACGGGTGAGGAGGAGACTTCGCCCAAGGTGGGGTATGTGTACACTACCACGGGTGAGGAGGAGACTCCGCCCAAGGTGGGGTATGTATACACTACCACGGGTGAGGAGGAGACTCCGCCCAAGGTGGGGTATGTGTACACTACCACGGGTGAGGAGGAGACTCCGCCCAAG GAGACTCCGCCCAAGGTGGGGTATGTGTACACTACCACGGGTGAGGAGGAGACTCCGCCCAAGGTGGGGTATGTGTACACTACCACGGGTGAGGAGGAGACTCCGCCCAAGGTGGGGTATGTGTACACTACCACGGGTGAGGAGGAGACTCCGCCCAAGGTGGGATATGTATACACTACCACGGGTGAGGAGGAGACTCCGCCCAAGGTGGGGTATGTATACACTACCACGGGTGAGGAGGAGACTCCGCCCAAGGTGGGGTATGTATACACTACCACGGGTGAGGAGGAGACTCCGCCCAAGGTGGGATATGTATACACTACCACGGGTGAGGAGGAGACTCCGCCCAAGGTGGGGTATGTATACACTACCACGGGTGAGGAGGAGACTCCGCCCAAGGTGGGGTATGTATACACTACCACGGGTGAGGAGGAGACTCCGCCCAAGGTGGGGTATGTGTATACTACcaagggtgaggaggagactccGCCCAAGGTGGGGTATGTAAATACTACCATGGGTGAGGAGGAGACTACGGCCAAGGTGGGGTATGTGTATACTACCACGGGTGAAACCATGTCtttgtctaatgcagctgtattgacCCTCTGGGcagaataa